One Mercurialis annua linkage group LG3, ddMerAnnu1.2, whole genome shotgun sequence DNA window includes the following coding sequences:
- the LOC126672121 gene encoding G-type lectin S-receptor-like serine/threonine-protein kinase At5g24080 isoform X2, whose product MSNTSASGANSALMSDSGNFILYSGTTTNRSILWQSFSHPSDTLLPNQPLTVSLELTSPKSPVNGGYYSLKMLQQPTSLNLALTYNLPDSYDDSPESYANFSYWPGPDISNVTGDVVAVLDEAGSFGIVYGDSSNGAVYVYKNDGDYNGLSSSKNQSTRLAILRRLILETNGNLRLYRWDNDVNGSRQWVPEWAAVSNPCDIAGVCGNGICNLNRSKTNASCTCLPGTSKVGNGMECGENSSLIGKCNSPRVNQTAEFRITAVQQTNYYYPDFSVIANYSDITTVSKCGDACLSDCECKASVYGLDDEKPYCWLLRSLDFGGYEDPGSTLFVKARLNGSEGDKDGSGISKEKVLVLPIVLSMMFLFALLCLLLYYNVHRKRNLKRALESSMILSGAPINFSYRELQIRTSNFSQILGTGGFGSVYKGSLSDGTLIAVKKLDKVLPHGEKEFITEVNTIGSMHHMNLVRLCGYCSEGSQRLLVYEYMKNGSLDKWIFPSYTSREARERLLDWSTRFSIAIATAQGIAYFHEQCRDRIIHCDIKPENILIDDNFCPKVSDFGLAKLMGREHSHVVTMVRGTRGYLAPEWVSNRPITVKADVYSYGMLLLEIIGGRRNLDMSYDVQDFFYPGWAFKEMMNGMPMKAADRRLQGAVEEEELMRALKVAFWCIQDEVSMRPSMGEVVKMLEGAMDMTAPPMPQTVLELVEEGLENVFKAMKREFNQLSSFTITTTHPSTHATCSYSTMSPR is encoded by the exons ATGTCAAACACCTCCGCTTCCGGTGCCAATTCAGCACTCATGTCAGACTCCGGCAACTTCATCCTCTACTCCGGCACCACCACCAACCGCTCCATACTCTGGCAAAGTTTCTCCCACCCGTCAGATACTCTCCTGCCAAACCAGCCTTTAACAGTCTCTCTCGAACTAACATCACCAAAGTCACCGGTCAACGGTGGCTATTACTCTCTCAAAATGTTACAGCAGCCCACCTCACTAAATCTTGCATTAACGTATAATTTACCAGACTCATACGATGATTCTCCTGAGTCTTACGCAAACTTTTCTTACTGGCCTGGACCTGATATTTCCAACGTTACAGGCGATGTTGTGGCGGTTTTGGACGAAGCAGGAAGCTTCGGAATTGTATACGGCGACTCATCAAACGGAGCTGTTTACGTGTATAAAAATGACGGGGATTACAATGGACTGTCGTCTTCTAAGAATCAATCTACTCGGTTGGCCATTCTTCGGAGGTTAATCCTTGAAACGAATGGAAATTTACGTTTGTATAGATGGGATAATGATGTTAATGGCTCTCGTCAATGGGTGCCGGAATGGGCGGCGGTTTCGAATCCGTGCGATATAGCCGGCGTTTGCGGGAACGGGATATGTAATCTGAACAGAAGTAAGACCAATGCTTCGTGTACATGTCTGCCTGGTACTTCTAAAGTTGGCAATGGCATGGAATGCGGAGAGAATTCGTCGCTCATCGGGAAATGTAATTCGCCGCGCGTAAATCAGACGGCGGAGTTCAGGATTACGGCTGTGCAGCAGACTAATTACTATTACCCTGATTTTTCGGTCATAGCAAATTATAGCGATATTACGACAGTTTCGAAGTGTGGTGATGCTTGTTTGTCAGATTGTGAGTGTAAGGCCTCAGTTTATGGTCTGGATGATGAGAAGCCTTACTGTTGGCTGTTGAGAAGCTTGGATTTCGGTGGATATGAGGATCCGGGGTCCACCTTGTTCGTCAAAGCTCGATTGAATGGCTCGGAAGGCGATAAAGACGGGTCCGGGATCTCAAAAGAGAAGGTTTTGGTTCTTCCTATAGTTCTCAGCATGATGTTTCTTTTTGCCCTGCTTTGCCTGTTGTTGTATTACAATGTGCATAGAAAAAGAAATCTGAAAAGAGCTTTGGAGAGTTCTATGATTCTGTCAGGTGCTCCTATAAATTTTAGCTATCGTGAATTGCAGATTCGCACCTCGAATTTCTCACAAATTCTTGGAACAG GAGGATTTGGGAGTGTGTACAAAGGAAGCTTATCTGACGGGACTTTGATTGCTGTAAAGAAACTAGACAAGGTTTTACCTCATGGGGAGAAGGAATTTATAACTGAAGTGAACACCATTGGCTCTATGCATCATATGAACCTCGTTCGTCTCTGCGGATACTGCTCTGAAGGATCGCAACG GCTTCTTGTTTATGAGTATATGAAAAATGGATCCTTGGACAAATGGATATTTCCTTCATATACTAGCCGCGAGGCTCGGGAAAGATTGCTGGATTGGTCAACTCGATTCAGTATTGCTATTGCAACTGCTCAAGGAATAGCATACTTCCACGAGCAATGCAGAGACCGGATTATACACTGCGATATAAAACCAGAAAACATACTAATAGATGACAATTTCTGCCCCAAAGTATCAGATTTCGGACTTGCCAAGCTAATGGGTAGAGAACACTCGCATGTTGTTACAATGGTAAGAGGAACTAGAGGCTATTTAGCTCCAGAATGGGTTAGTAACAGACCTATAACCGTAAAAGCCGACGTTTATAGCTACGGAATGTTACTTCTAGAGATCATTGGCGGGAGAAGAAACCTCGACATGTCTTATGATGTGCAGGACTTCTTTTACCCTGGATGGGCTTTCAAG GAGATGATGAATGGGATGCCGATGAAAGCAGCAGACAGAAGGCTCCAAGGGGCAGTCGAAGAAGAAGAGCTTATGAGAGCGCTAAAAGTCGCGTTTTGGTGCATTCAGGATGAGGTGTCTATGAGACCTTCAATGGGAGAAGTAGTGAAAATGTTAGAAGGAGCAATGGATATGACTGCTCCACCAATGCCTCAGACAGTTCTGGAATTGGTTGAAGAAGGTTTAGAAAATGTGTTTAAAGCCATGAAAAGAGAATTCAATCAACTTAGCTCCTTCACCATTACCACCACTCATCCATCAACTCATGCTACTTGTAGTTACTCAACTATGTCACCCAGATAG
- the LOC126672121 gene encoding G-type lectin S-receptor-like serine/threonine-protein kinase At5g24080 isoform X1: protein MMMSSSVYYLVFLLLVLGALDGCMASPIGLGSRLLAREDRAWVSDNGTFAFGFTQADARDWFLLAIWFADLPGDRTVVWSPNRNSPVTKNAILELDTTGNLVLTDGHTTAWMSNTSASGANSALMSDSGNFILYSGTTTNRSILWQSFSHPSDTLLPNQPLTVSLELTSPKSPVNGGYYSLKMLQQPTSLNLALTYNLPDSYDDSPESYANFSYWPGPDISNVTGDVVAVLDEAGSFGIVYGDSSNGAVYVYKNDGDYNGLSSSKNQSTRLAILRRLILETNGNLRLYRWDNDVNGSRQWVPEWAAVSNPCDIAGVCGNGICNLNRSKTNASCTCLPGTSKVGNGMECGENSSLIGKCNSPRVNQTAEFRITAVQQTNYYYPDFSVIANYSDITTVSKCGDACLSDCECKASVYGLDDEKPYCWLLRSLDFGGYEDPGSTLFVKARLNGSEGDKDGSGISKEKVLVLPIVLSMMFLFALLCLLLYYNVHRKRNLKRALESSMILSGAPINFSYRELQIRTSNFSQILGTGGFGSVYKGSLSDGTLIAVKKLDKVLPHGEKEFITEVNTIGSMHHMNLVRLCGYCSEGSQRLLVYEYMKNGSLDKWIFPSYTSREARERLLDWSTRFSIAIATAQGIAYFHEQCRDRIIHCDIKPENILIDDNFCPKVSDFGLAKLMGREHSHVVTMVRGTRGYLAPEWVSNRPITVKADVYSYGMLLLEIIGGRRNLDMSYDVQDFFYPGWAFKEMMNGMPMKAADRRLQGAVEEEELMRALKVAFWCIQDEVSMRPSMGEVVKMLEGAMDMTAPPMPQTVLELVEEGLENVFKAMKREFNQLSSFTITTTHPSTHATCSYSTMSPR, encoded by the exons ATGATGATGAGTTCTTCTGTATATTATTTGGTGTTCTTGTTGTTGGTTTTGGGTGCACTTGATGGTTGCATGGCTAGCCCGATTGGGTTGGGTTCGAGATTGTTGGCTAGAGAAGATCGAGCCTGGGTTTCGGATAATGGTACCTTTGCATTTGGGTTCACTCAAGCGGATGCTCGTGATTGGTTTCTGTTGGCTATTTGGTTTGCTGACCTTCCTGGAGATCGCACTGTCGTTTGGTCACCTAATAG AAACTCTCCGGTCACCAAAAACGCAATTTTGGAGCTGGACACCACCGGCAACCTCGTTCTCACCGACGGACACACCACCGCATGGATGTCAAACACCTCCGCTTCCGGTGCCAATTCAGCACTCATGTCAGACTCCGGCAACTTCATCCTCTACTCCGGCACCACCACCAACCGCTCCATACTCTGGCAAAGTTTCTCCCACCCGTCAGATACTCTCCTGCCAAACCAGCCTTTAACAGTCTCTCTCGAACTAACATCACCAAAGTCACCGGTCAACGGTGGCTATTACTCTCTCAAAATGTTACAGCAGCCCACCTCACTAAATCTTGCATTAACGTATAATTTACCAGACTCATACGATGATTCTCCTGAGTCTTACGCAAACTTTTCTTACTGGCCTGGACCTGATATTTCCAACGTTACAGGCGATGTTGTGGCGGTTTTGGACGAAGCAGGAAGCTTCGGAATTGTATACGGCGACTCATCAAACGGAGCTGTTTACGTGTATAAAAATGACGGGGATTACAATGGACTGTCGTCTTCTAAGAATCAATCTACTCGGTTGGCCATTCTTCGGAGGTTAATCCTTGAAACGAATGGAAATTTACGTTTGTATAGATGGGATAATGATGTTAATGGCTCTCGTCAATGGGTGCCGGAATGGGCGGCGGTTTCGAATCCGTGCGATATAGCCGGCGTTTGCGGGAACGGGATATGTAATCTGAACAGAAGTAAGACCAATGCTTCGTGTACATGTCTGCCTGGTACTTCTAAAGTTGGCAATGGCATGGAATGCGGAGAGAATTCGTCGCTCATCGGGAAATGTAATTCGCCGCGCGTAAATCAGACGGCGGAGTTCAGGATTACGGCTGTGCAGCAGACTAATTACTATTACCCTGATTTTTCGGTCATAGCAAATTATAGCGATATTACGACAGTTTCGAAGTGTGGTGATGCTTGTTTGTCAGATTGTGAGTGTAAGGCCTCAGTTTATGGTCTGGATGATGAGAAGCCTTACTGTTGGCTGTTGAGAAGCTTGGATTTCGGTGGATATGAGGATCCGGGGTCCACCTTGTTCGTCAAAGCTCGATTGAATGGCTCGGAAGGCGATAAAGACGGGTCCGGGATCTCAAAAGAGAAGGTTTTGGTTCTTCCTATAGTTCTCAGCATGATGTTTCTTTTTGCCCTGCTTTGCCTGTTGTTGTATTACAATGTGCATAGAAAAAGAAATCTGAAAAGAGCTTTGGAGAGTTCTATGATTCTGTCAGGTGCTCCTATAAATTTTAGCTATCGTGAATTGCAGATTCGCACCTCGAATTTCTCACAAATTCTTGGAACAG GAGGATTTGGGAGTGTGTACAAAGGAAGCTTATCTGACGGGACTTTGATTGCTGTAAAGAAACTAGACAAGGTTTTACCTCATGGGGAGAAGGAATTTATAACTGAAGTGAACACCATTGGCTCTATGCATCATATGAACCTCGTTCGTCTCTGCGGATACTGCTCTGAAGGATCGCAACG GCTTCTTGTTTATGAGTATATGAAAAATGGATCCTTGGACAAATGGATATTTCCTTCATATACTAGCCGCGAGGCTCGGGAAAGATTGCTGGATTGGTCAACTCGATTCAGTATTGCTATTGCAACTGCTCAAGGAATAGCATACTTCCACGAGCAATGCAGAGACCGGATTATACACTGCGATATAAAACCAGAAAACATACTAATAGATGACAATTTCTGCCCCAAAGTATCAGATTTCGGACTTGCCAAGCTAATGGGTAGAGAACACTCGCATGTTGTTACAATGGTAAGAGGAACTAGAGGCTATTTAGCTCCAGAATGGGTTAGTAACAGACCTATAACCGTAAAAGCCGACGTTTATAGCTACGGAATGTTACTTCTAGAGATCATTGGCGGGAGAAGAAACCTCGACATGTCTTATGATGTGCAGGACTTCTTTTACCCTGGATGGGCTTTCAAG GAGATGATGAATGGGATGCCGATGAAAGCAGCAGACAGAAGGCTCCAAGGGGCAGTCGAAGAAGAAGAGCTTATGAGAGCGCTAAAAGTCGCGTTTTGGTGCATTCAGGATGAGGTGTCTATGAGACCTTCAATGGGAGAAGTAGTGAAAATGTTAGAAGGAGCAATGGATATGACTGCTCCACCAATGCCTCAGACAGTTCTGGAATTGGTTGAAGAAGGTTTAGAAAATGTGTTTAAAGCCATGAAAAGAGAATTCAATCAACTTAGCTCCTTCACCATTACCACCACTCATCCATCAACTCATGCTACTTGTAGTTACTCAACTATGTCACCCAGATAG
- the LOC126673446 gene encoding probable membrane-associated kinase regulator 6, whose translation METSQPLSIESFSYSWLVNLKPSLESLDSSVRASLDASDEASFIEMDPRMPPSKRFFRNSQDFKFDCPISQSPLTVVHADELFSNGYVMPFFVDPLKIESYEVSDSSSEIPASSHTPESVVSARRTRCSSLRRCRTLSKQVFRKYFDFLRPLYQRIRGHRSSCRTEKMDKRVHAMKRWTYSAETSPRISVAYSVDDWRRSCDSESSIYEAVLHCKKSIGK comes from the exons ATGGAAACTTCTCAACCTCTGTCTATTGAAAGCTTTTCGTATAGCTGGCTAGTAAACCTAAAACCGTCTTTAGAGAGCTTGGACAGTTCCGTTAGAGCCTCCCTTGACGCATCCGATGAGGCTTCCTTCATTGAGATGGACCCTAGAATGCCACCCTCTAAGAGATTCTTTAGAAACTCTCAGGACTTCAAGTTCGATTGCCCGATTTCACAATCTCCTCTTACTGTTGTTCATGCAGATGAGCTTTTTTCCAATGGTTATGTCATGCCGTTTTTTGTTGATCCATTGAAAATTGAGAGCTATGAGGTTTCAGATTCAAGCTCGGAAATTCCTGCCTCATCACACACGCCAGAAAGTGTCGTTTCTGCGAGGAGAACTCGCTGTTCTTCATTGAGAAGGTGTCGAACATTGTCAAAACAGGTGTTTCGGAAGTACTTCGATTTTCTTAGGCCATTGTATCAAAGAATTCGAGGTCACAGGTCGAGTTGTAGAACTGAAAAAATGGATAAAAGAGTTCATGCAATGAAGAGATGGACATATTCTGCCGAAACATCTCCAAGAATAAGCGTTGCTTACTCTGTCGATGATTGGCGAAGATCATGCGACTCTGAGAGCTCAATTTACGAGGCAGTTCTCCATTGCAAGAAATCAATTG GGAAATGA